A single region of the Lycium barbarum isolate Lr01 chromosome 2, ASM1917538v2, whole genome shotgun sequence genome encodes:
- the LOC132627525 gene encoding probable pectin methyltransferase QUA2 produces MARPLHRGSGVGRLSVNGPDFWDDSQMKDKIEKEDLERNRSASDQPYLSTKFLFRILFPDNSPSKHSLGENGLLSDPFSPGTGRNRLKYALLLIRLSLVVIIVLALTGSFWWTMSITSSSRGQIYHGYRKLQEQVVSDLRDIGKLSLGATNVKDIEYCPPESENFVPCFNVSENLDLGLTKGQEVDRYCGPGSRQNCLVLPSVNYKIPLRWPTGRDVIWHANVNITAQEVLSSGSLTKRLMMLEEEQISFRSDSAMFDSIEDYSHQIAEMIGLRNESNFVQAGVRTILDIGCGYGSFGAHLFSSQLLTMCVANYEASGSQVQLTLERGLPAMIGSFNSKQLPYPSLSFDMIHCAECHVDWDQKDGILLVEVDRLLRPGGYFVWTSTVTNTQRSVRNKKNLKKWNFVRNFAESMCWELLAQQDETVVWKKTSLKKCYVARRPGVGPSLCSKGQDIESPYYRPLQACIAGTQSRRWIPIEERTKWPSRAKLNSSELKIHGLPSEALAEDSLNWNSAVNNYWSLLSPLIFSDHPKRPGDDDPSPPYNMLRNVLDMNAHFGGLNAALLDAKKSAWVMNVIPTSGPNYLPLILDRGFVGVLHDWCEAFPTYPRTYDLVHANGLLSLEFGQHSRCPMFDLFIEIDRVLRPEGWVIIRDTVPLIELARAHAARLKWDARVVEVESSDEKLLICQKPFSRRQAS; encoded by the exons ATGGCAAGGCCACTCCATAGAGGTTCAGGTGTGGGGAGGTTATCAGTTAATGGTCCTGATTTCTGGGATGACTCTCAGATGAAAGATAAAATAGAAAAGGAAGATTTGGAGCGAAATCGCTCAGCTAGTGATCAGCCTTATTTGTCTACAAAATTCCTTTTCCGGATTCTGTTTCCAGATAATTCTCCTTCAAAACATAGTTTGGGTGAAAATGGCTTACTTTCTGATCCATTTAGCCCTGGAACAGGCCGTAATCGACTTAAGTACGCTTTGCTTTTGATCAGGCTGAGTTTAGTTGTCATAATAGTTCTTGCTCTTACCGGATCCTTTTGGTGGACAATGTCGATAACCTCCTCATCAAGAGGTCAAATATACCATGGATACAGGAAGCTTCAGGAGCAAGTAGTGTCGGATTTGAGGGACATAGGAAAGCTCTCTCTTGGTGCAACAAATGTGAAGGATATCGAATACTGTCCTCCTGAATCTGAGAACTTTGTTCCATGTTTCAATGTGTCGGAAAATCTTGATTTGGGCCTTACTAAGGGTCAGGAGGTTGACCGCTACTGTGGACCTGGTTCAAGACAGAATTGCTTGGTACTTCCCTCTGTTAATTACAAGATTCCTCTTAGGTGGCCTACTGGTAGGGACGTCATTTGGCATGCAAATGTTAATATTACTGCACAAGAGGTACTCTCCTCTGGCAGTTTGACAAAAAG GTTGATGATGTTGGAGGAAGAGCAGATTTCCTTTCGTTCAGACTCTGCCATGTTTGACAGCATTGAAGACTACTCACATCAAATAGCAGAAATGATTGGGCTACGAAATGAATCAAACTTTGTACAAGCTGGA GTCCGAACTATCTTGGATATTGGATGTGGTTATGGCAGTTTTGGGGCACATCTCTTTTCTAGCCAATTATTGACCATGTGTGTTGCAAATTATGAAGCTTCAGGCAGTCAAGTTCAGCTAACACTTGAAAGAGGTCTTCCCGCAATGATTGGATCATTTAATTCGAAGCAGTTGCCTTATCCATCTCTTTCCTTCGATATGATACATTGTGCAGAATGTCATGTTGACTGGGATCAGAAAG ACGGTATTCTTCTTGTTGAAGTTGATCGATTATTAAGGCCTGGTGGATATTTTGTCTGGACTTCAACTGTTACGAATACTCAGCGCTCAGTCCGCAACAAAAAGAACCTGAAAAAATGGAACTTTGTCCGGAATTTTGCTGAAAGTATGTGCTGGGAGCTGTTGGCACAACAAGACGAAACTGTTGTATGGAAAAAGACAAGTTTAAAGAAATGTTACGTTGCAAG GAGACCAGGTGTTGGGCCTTCTCTTTGCAGTAAAGGACAGGACATTGAATCCCCCTATTATCGACCACTACAAGCATGCATTGCTGGAACTCAAAGCCGCCGGTGGATTCCTATTGAAGAAAGGACAAAATGGCCTTCTAGGGCAAAATTGAACTCCAGCGAACTTAAGATTCATG GTTTGCCATCTGAAGCTCTTGCTGAGGATTCCCTTAACTGGAATTCAGCAGTTAACAATTATTGGTCACTTCTTTCACCTTTAATATTTTCCGATCACCCAAAGCGACCTGGTGATGATGACCCTTCTCCTCCCTATAATATGCTTAGAAATGTGTTGGACATGAATGCCCATTTTGGTGGTCTAAATGCTGCTCTACTGGATGCTAAAAAGTCGGCGTGGGTCATGAATGTGATTCCCACCAGTGGGCCTAACTATCTTCCCCTAATTCTCGACAGGGGATTTGTTGGTGTGTTGCATGATTG GTGTGAGGCATTTCCAACATATCCTAGAACTTATGATCTGGTGCATGCTAATGGACTTCTGTCACTGGAATTTGGCCAACATAGCAGATGTCCGATGTTTGATCTGTTTATTGAGATAGACCGTGTTCTTCGTCCAGAG GGCTGGGTGATTATACGTGATACTGTCCCTCTTATTGAGTTAGCAAGGGCTCATGCAGCACGGTTGAAATGGGACGCGAGAGTTGTAGAGGTAGAAAGCAGTGATGAGAAGCTACTAATTTGCCAGAAACCATTTTCAAGAAGACAAGCAAGCTAA